Part of the Melopsittacus undulatus isolate bMelUnd1 chromosome 7, bMelUnd1.mat.Z, whole genome shotgun sequence genome is shown below.
GTGGATATTTATCAGTGacagaagtgagaaatgaatAAAGCTGATTGGTGtttcctgtgaggaaaaggaggCCTGGGATAATTCAAGGTAATGTTTTCCTAGATGCTGGTAGCTGAGAAGTGAAATGAGGTTTGaggttcctgctcctcctggttTCCTTCCAAGGAAGATATAatgggggttttgtttctcattaagTAATTTCATTGACTTTAGTGCAGGAACTGTGAAAGAACATGTATAAAGTCATGAGGATGAGTTGAAAACCCCATTAGTTTAGACTTTCTCACTTGATGTAGAGTATTCATGTCCTTCATGATACAGCTCTTGTACGGTGCCACGGGTTGAACAACGTCCTCACACACTTGATCAGAGCtcccttcacctccttgttcctcaggctgtagatgaatgggttgagcatgggggTGACCGCTGTGTAAAGGATGGAGGCCAGCTTATCCAGGCTCCTGTGGCTAGAAGAGGGTTGTAGGTACATGAACAATCCTGTCCCAAAGAATATGGAAACAACCATCAAATGGGAGGCACAGGTGTGGAAGGCTttggccctgctctgtgctgagcacatcctcagcacAGTGCGAATGATAGAGatgtaggagagcaaaatgacCATGCCTGTGCCTATCACATTGATGGTGACAAAGGCAAAGATGaccatctcactgctgtgggtgtcagagcacacGAGCTTTAGAACGGGAACAACAACAcagaagaagtggtcaatgTGGTTGGGACCACAGAAGGAACCTCCAAACACGCTCCATGTATAGATGATGGCACTGAGGAAGGCGAATAGGTAGGAtgatgctaccagctgccagcagacacggctggagatgatggtcacatagagcaggggctggcagatggcaacgtgccggtcgtaggccatcatggccagcaggtAACACTCAATAGTAGctaagaaagcaaaggtgaagaactgcatcatgcaggcagtgaaagaaatggttttgtcctctgataagaggtctgccagcatcctgggggagatgactgtggaatagcagatgtcaATGA
Proteins encoded:
- the LOC117436469 gene encoding olfactory receptor 1020-like translates to MGGNNTQTKFILLGITESPRAQTPLFVLFLLIYIVTLMGNVGIITLVRVSPSLHTPMYFFLTHFAFIDICYSTVISPRMLADLLSEDKTISFTACMMQFFTFAFLATIECYLLAMMAYDRHVAICQPLLYVTIISSRVCWQLVASSYLFAFLSAIIYTWSVFGGSFCGPNHIDHFFCVVVPVLKLVCSDTHSSEMVIFAFVTINVIGTGMVILLSYISIIRTVLRMCSAQSRAKAFHTCASHLMVVSIFFGTGLFMYLQPSSSHRSLDKLASILYTAVTPMLNPFIYSLRNKEVKGALIKCVRTLFNPWHRTRAVS